A stretch of the Balearica regulorum gibbericeps isolate bBalReg1 chromosome 23, bBalReg1.pri, whole genome shotgun sequence genome encodes the following:
- the LOC142604930 gene encoding uncharacterized protein LOC142604930, producing the protein MTESAEKAYAAFPSDNRYFSNGKRESQDPSWGSEKDLRITVERPRTQQEKALLWKTARPFFPRRRQRATVQELPLFRAYATAGHRQTEPRQVPEDGGPTDSRRKEEERPGGLAAASPPLGTRAAEPKGETPTITKGGPHFPPSFCRGRRTGPPALWWAAGCVPHLGCGELGGIGLTRCTVTGSSTVKNWPMAPGHPRAAAGPRRAILPSDSIPTIARVYATLSHSLTAQTIQKDLKILRKIGACPFRMERD; encoded by the exons ATGACAGAGTCTGCCGAGAAAGCTTACGCTGCCTTTCCCTCCGACAACCGCTACTTCAGCAACGGGAAGCGGGAGTCCCAGGACCCCAGCTGGGGGTCAGAGAAAGACCTCAGGATAACTGTCGAGAGACCTCGAACGCAGCAAGAAAAAGCCCTGCTGTGGAAAACTGCAAGACCCTTCTTCCCCAGGCGAAGGCAGCGTGCTACAGTCCAGGAGCTGCCTTTATTCCGGGCATACGCGACAGCCGGGCACCGACAGACAGAGCCCAGGCAAGTGCCCGAGGATGGAGGCCCAACAGATTCCCGGcggaaagaggaagagaggccGGGAGGTCTGGCCGCAGCCTCCCCCCCTTTGGGCACTAGAGCAGCGGAGCCAAAAGGGGAAACCCCCACCATCACCAAGGGGGGCCCACATTTCCCCCCCTCGTTTTGCAGAGGACGCAGAACAGGGCCACCGGCGCTGTGGTGGGCAGCCG GTTGTGTCCCGCACCTGGGATGCGGCGAGCTGGGCGGCATCGGTCTGACGAGATGTACGGTGACAGGGAGCAGCACCGTAAAGAACTGGCCAATGGCACCGGGTCACCCGAGGGCAGCGGCAGGTCCCAGGCGAGCCATCCTCCCGTCAGACAGCATCCCGACCATCGCCAGGGTCTACGCCACCCTCTCTCACTCGCTCACTGCCCAGACCATTCAAAAGGATCTTAAAATCCTCAGAAAAATTGGCGCTTGCCCGTTTCGGATGGAAAGGGACTGA